The following are encoded together in the Vigna angularis cultivar LongXiaoDou No.4 chromosome 9, ASM1680809v1, whole genome shotgun sequence genome:
- the LOC108318893 gene encoding uncharacterized protein LOC108318893: MVSFVGGPSPGEESSFKHSHKGTPSHKGTISLLEESFSQNHTLNPTSNLSAFKSQKFQGTISFELKTKLIKLHPKFQELTHEDPYKHIKESSLKDEEEQHNLIVV, from the exons ATGGTATCTTTCGTTGGTGGCCCCTCACCG GGTGAAGAATCTTCTTTTAAGCATTCTCACAAAGGAACTCCGTCTCACAAAGGAACAATCTCGCTCCTTGAAGAAAGTTTCAGCCAAAACCACACCCTAAACCCA ACTTCCAACCTTTCTGCATTCAAGAGCCAAAAATTTCAGGGGACAATAAGCTTTGAATTGAAGACCAAATTAATAAAGTTGCACCCAAAGTTCCAGGAGCTGACACATGAAGATCCTTACAAGCACATCAAGGAGTCTTCACttaaagatgaagaagagcAACATAATTTGATTGTAGTGTAA
- the LOC108318887 gene encoding secreted RxLR effector protein 161-like, translating into MATCKEANTPMATSCYLDKDESGEKVNQTMYRGMIGSLLYFTTSRADIMQSVCVCARYQENPKESHLTTAKRVLKYLKGTTSFGLWYPSDATPSLIGYSDADYGGCKIDRKSTNGTCHFLGCSLVSWHSKKQACVAFSTTEAEYIVAGNCCA; encoded by the coding sequence ATGGCTACCTGTAAAGAAGCCAATACTCCTATGGCAACCTCTTGTTacttagataaggatgaatctggAGAAAAAGTGAATCAAACTATGTATAGAGGAATGATAGGATCTCTGTTGTATTTTACTACTAGTAGAGCtgatattatgcagagtgtttgtgtatgtgctagGTACCAAGAAAATCCCAAGGAGTCTCATTTGACTACGGCTAAGAGAGtgttaaaatatcttaaaggaACCACCTcctttggactttggtatccttCTGATGCTACACCTAGTTTGataggttattctgatgcagattatgggGGCTGTAAAATAGATAGGAAAAGTACTAATGGTACTTGTCATTTTCTgggttgttctttagtgtcttggcactcaaagaaacaagcatgtgtAGCCTTCTCtaccactgaagctgaatatataGTTGCAGGCAACTGTTGTGCCTAA